One window from the genome of Candidatus Methanomethylicota archaeon encodes:
- a CDS encoding 50S ribosomal protein L32e, with protein sequence MERKKIKEMIKRIRERKIEFIRPWSFRLKRLGESWRKPKGLDDKHRLQVKGYKPIVKVGYRSPRNIRNIHPSGYIEKIVYRPEELEGLDPKIYAIKIAHTVGRRKRMEIIDKAKQMGLKILNPTIIEEAE encoded by the coding sequence ATGGAGAGGAAGAAGATAAAGGAGATGATAAAGAGAATAAGGGAGAGGAAAATTGAGTTCATAAGACCATGGAGCTTCAGATTAAAGAGGCTTGGGGAATCTTGGAGGAAGCCAAAGGGGCTTGATGATAAACATAGATTACAAGTTAAAGGATATAAGCCAATAGTAAAGGTGGGTTATAGAAGCCCGAGAAATATACGGAATATACATCCATCAGGATACATTGAGAAGATAGTGTATAGACCTGAAGAACTTGAAGGTCTAGACCCAAAAATATACGCAATAAAAATAGCCCACACTGTAGGTAGAAGGAAGAGGATGGAAATAATTGATAAAGCAAAGCAAATGGGACTGAAAATTTTGAATCCAACAATAATTGAGGAGGCAGAGTAG
- a CDS encoding 50S ribosomal protein L19e has protein sequence MPNTLRSVRRMAAEILKVGENRVWINPEEIERVSEAITREDVKSLIKEGIIKKRAEKGISKKEKRKRRGPGSRKGPSISRKVKWIMKVRAQRKFIRELKAKKVISESTYRMLYRMVKGNAFNSISQIKTFIKERNLARRK, from the coding sequence ATGCCAAACACCCTCAGAAGTGTTAGAAGGATGGCTGCTGAAATCTTAAAGGTTGGAGAGAATAGGGTTTGGATAAATCCGGAAGAGATAGAGAGAGTTTCAGAAGCGATAACTAGGGAGGATGTGAAGTCATTGATAAAGGAGGGAATCATAAAGAAGAGGGCAGAAAAGGGGATAAGTAAGAAGGAGAAACGTAAAAGGAGGGGGCCTGGAAGTAGGAAGGGGCCAAGCATTAGTAGAAAAGTTAAATGGATCATGAAAGTTAGAGCACAAAGGAAGTTCATAAGGGAACTCAAAGCTAAAAAGGTTATCAGCGAATCCACATACAGAATGCTTTATAGAATGGTGAAAGGGAATGCCTTCAACAGCATCTCACAAATAAAGACATTCATAAAGGAAAGGAATCTGGCAAGGAGGAAGTAG
- a CDS encoding 50S ribosomal protein L18: MARGARYKVPFRRRREGLTDYRARLKMIISRKPRLVVRKTNMYVIAQIAEAKINGDEIIVSAHSKELRKYGWKYSCKNTPSCYLLGLLVGYRAVKSGVKEAILDIGLHRPTKGARVFAVAKGALDAGLNIPISEEKIPSEERIRGEHIKEYAEKLLSENQEEYNRRFSNYMKMKVKPEDITEEFEKVKKKIIMEYGG, from the coding sequence ATGGCTAGGGGGGCAAGATATAAAGTTCCATTTAGAAGGAGGAGGGAGGGGTTAACTGATTATAGAGCGAGACTGAAAATGATAATATCCAGAAAACCAAGACTTGTTGTTAGGAAAACCAACATGTATGTAATTGCACAAATAGCTGAAGCAAAGATAAATGGTGATGAAATAATAGTTTCAGCACACTCAAAAGAACTCAGAAAATACGGATGGAAATATTCATGCAAGAATACTCCATCATGCTACCTCCTAGGATTATTGGTGGGATATAGAGCAGTGAAGAGTGGAGTGAAGGAGGCAATACTGGACATTGGATTACACAGACCAACTAAGGGGGCTAGAGTGTTTGCGGTGGCTAAGGGGGCTTTAGACGCTGGATTAAATATCCCAATATCAGAGGAAAAGATTCCAAGTGAAGAGAGAATTAGAGGAGAACACATAAAAGAGTATGCGGAAAAACTCCTCTCAGAAAATCAAGAAGAATATAATAGGAGGTTTTCTAATTACATGAAAATGAAAGTCAAACCAGAAGATATTACTGAGGAATTCGAAAAAGTTAAAAAGAAGATAATAATGGAATATGGGGGATGA